One Acinetobacter colistiniresistens DNA segment encodes these proteins:
- the phrB gene encoding deoxyribodipyrimidine photo-lyase — MSTAYQLIWFRQDLRIHDHAALWHATQAGPCIAMVILSPEQWQLHHDAPIKIEFYLRQLQALKQQLEHLHIPLLVQIIPLWKDIPDFLKQLAQRIPIHNIYANIELAVNELKRDQSVQKFLNQQQKELILFHDRTLFPVASIRNQSNQPYQVFGAFKKTCYQRLQHGLPQCYPAPQTQHPIALDDSLFQQSDLQQLHSNYIQQISTTRYTEWQVGEQHALMLLDQFIDKQLAGYKTARDFPAVAGTSQLSAYLNIGIISIRQCLQALFRQQHGHFEIQSEGQQTWLDELLWREFYQHVLFDFPQVSKHLPFQAATKKIRWRDDPIALKKWQQGQTGIPIIDAGMRQMLATGWMHNRVRMICAMFLSKNLLIDWRKGEQWFMQHLIDGDLAANNGGWQWCASTGTDAVPYFRVFNPITQSQKFDPEGEYIRQWVPELAQLDHKTIHEPYAKHQGLSINYPQPIVDLKMSRLRAIEAFKLPS; from the coding sequence ATGTCTACTGCTTATCAATTGATTTGGTTCCGTCAGGACCTAAGAATTCATGACCATGCTGCACTTTGGCATGCGACTCAAGCTGGTCCCTGTATTGCAATGGTGATCCTCTCACCGGAACAATGGCAGTTACATCACGATGCACCCATTAAAATTGAGTTCTATCTACGCCAACTCCAAGCCTTAAAACAGCAACTTGAACATTTGCATATTCCCTTATTAGTGCAAATCATCCCACTCTGGAAGGACATCCCTGATTTTCTCAAGCAACTTGCCCAACGCATTCCTATCCATAATATTTATGCCAACATCGAGCTAGCAGTTAATGAATTAAAACGGGACCAGTCTGTACAAAAATTTTTGAATCAGCAACAAAAAGAATTGATACTTTTCCATGACCGAACCCTATTTCCTGTCGCTTCGATTCGCAACCAATCTAATCAACCCTATCAAGTTTTTGGTGCATTTAAGAAAACCTGCTATCAACGTTTACAGCATGGTTTGCCACAATGCTACCCAGCACCTCAGACTCAACACCCTATAGCACTGGACGATTCGCTTTTTCAACAGAGTGATCTTCAGCAACTGCATAGCAATTATATTCAACAGATATCAACCACTCGCTATACGGAATGGCAAGTGGGCGAGCAACACGCACTCATGTTACTCGATCAATTTATTGATAAACAATTGGCTGGCTATAAAACGGCACGAGATTTTCCTGCTGTAGCGGGAACTAGTCAGCTTTCAGCCTATTTAAATATCGGAATTATTTCCATTCGCCAATGTCTACAAGCGCTATTTCGGCAACAGCATGGCCATTTTGAAATTCAGTCTGAAGGCCAACAAACATGGTTAGATGAATTACTTTGGCGCGAGTTTTATCAACATGTCCTGTTTGACTTCCCTCAGGTTTCAAAACATCTGCCCTTTCAAGCTGCCACTAAAAAAATCCGCTGGCGGGATGATCCCATTGCTTTAAAAAAATGGCAACAAGGCCAAACTGGAATTCCAATTATTGATGCAGGCATGCGGCAAATGCTCGCAACAGGTTGGATGCATAATCGTGTTCGTATGATCTGTGCCATGTTCTTAAGCAAAAACTTGCTGATTGACTGGCGTAAAGGCGAACAGTGGTTTATGCAGCATTTGATTGATGGGGATTTGGCTGCCAATAATGGTGGATGGCAGTGGTGTGCCTCCACAGGAACCGATGCTGTACCCTATTTCAGAGTATTTAATCCTATCACTCAATCACAGAAATTTGATCCAGAAGGTGAATATATTCGTCAATGGGTTCCAGAACTGGCCCAGCTTGATCACAAAACAATCCATGAACCTTATGCAAAGCATCAGGGCTTATCGATAAACTATCCTCAGCCAATCGTTGATTTAAAAATGAGCCGTCTTCGTGCAATTGAAGCATTTAAGCTTCCTTCCTGA
- a CDS encoding heavy metal sensor histidine kinase, which yields MDIMGKLSLASRLSLAFSLISCVVFISIGGLSYQNFKAIVYTQQDKALAARIRRMDVFLTDAHSANILVKYPKLYENMVGHEDSIFIVKDAQHDLIKINPLQVSIPAFNYSNQIQYANNTTEYPSTRFAFQTIQYGRQQQYYLIAGQQWAAVNTMLKQYFWKIVFYSGLGILLSSLLGFMVGHYLFRSMRHLIAETNNINVQKLNSRIHIKSNNIEVQQLSQAMNEMLDKIQQDYQKLSQFSEDIAHELRTPLNNLMGQTQILLSQSRPVEELENLLYSHLEEYERLTKMIESMLFIARSEHAEYGLEKQALNVKQLIETIADYFDCVIEERQMRLVFDLPDDLSIVANAALMQRAIANLISNAVLHGKEQGTIALQAYQSDQHVGIIVQTEGVFIEEKHLPHLFDRFYQVDQSRHQKARTGGLGLAIVKSIMQQHDGIAAVANHHNGIAFKLILPLKN from the coding sequence ATGGACATAATGGGTAAATTGTCTTTGGCTTCGCGCCTGAGTCTGGCTTTTAGTCTGATTTCTTGTGTGGTTTTTATCAGTATTGGCGGGTTGTCTTACCAAAACTTCAAAGCAATAGTCTATACCCAACAAGATAAAGCCTTAGCTGCGCGAATTAGGCGGATGGACGTCTTTTTGACTGATGCTCATTCAGCCAATATTTTAGTAAAATATCCCAAGCTTTATGAAAATATGGTGGGGCATGAAGACAGTATATTTATCGTCAAAGATGCACAACATGATTTGATAAAGATCAATCCGCTGCAGGTCAGTATTCCAGCATTCAATTATTCAAATCAAATTCAGTATGCGAATAATACAACGGAATATCCAAGTACTCGTTTTGCTTTCCAAACAATTCAATATGGCCGCCAACAACAGTATTATTTAATTGCAGGTCAGCAATGGGCAGCAGTCAATACGATGCTCAAACAATATTTCTGGAAAATTGTATTTTATAGTGGTTTGGGCATTTTATTATCGAGTTTGTTGGGTTTTATGGTAGGACATTATCTGTTCCGTTCGATGCGGCATTTGATCGCTGAGACCAATAATATCAATGTTCAAAAGCTTAATTCACGTATCCATATTAAATCAAACAACATTGAGGTTCAGCAACTCAGTCAGGCAATGAATGAAATGCTAGATAAGATTCAGCAGGATTATCAAAAACTATCGCAGTTTTCAGAAGATATTGCACATGAACTCAGAACTCCTCTGAATAATTTAATGGGGCAAACTCAAATCTTATTATCCCAGTCTCGTCCGGTCGAAGAGTTGGAAAATTTATTATATTCACATTTAGAAGAATATGAACGGCTGACCAAGATGATTGAAAGTATGTTGTTCATTGCCCGTTCGGAGCATGCAGAATACGGACTGGAAAAACAGGCGTTAAATGTAAAACAGCTAATCGAGACGATTGCGGATTATTTTGATTGCGTAATTGAAGAACGTCAAATGAGATTGGTGTTTGATCTGCCAGATGATTTGAGTATTGTGGCAAATGCAGCCTTAATGCAGAGAGCGATTGCGAATTTAATCAGTAATGCGGTATTGCATGGTAAAGAACAGGGGACTATTGCATTACAGGCCTATCAATCTGATCAACATGTGGGGATCATTGTGCAGACGGAAGGTGTTTTTATTGAGGAAAAACATTTACCACATCTATTTGACCGATTTTATCAAGTCGATCAGAGTCGGCATCAAAAAGCACGAACGGGAGGGCTAGGTTTAGCTATTGTGAAGTCAATTATGCAACAGCATGACGGTATAGCAGCCGTTGCAAATCACCATAACGGTATCGCATTTAAATTGATCCTACCACTAAAGAATTAA
- a CDS encoding M61 family metallopeptidase: protein MLHYQIEFDDYRQHLIHVTLRFLANPNQELWLPTWIPGSYLIREFSKHIESVKASDEAGRLLSIKKTEKNRWRLFNTDHELITVEYDVYAYDLSVRGAYVDQTRLYVNPACVCLGLKDQEQSPCELEIFLPDELKHFQIATGLPNKSLVKGRFTLKSDNYDQLIDSPFELADQTRFSFQAHGIPHEFVISGKHSTNLTRLQTDIEKICQTEIQMFGSAPFQNYTFMTMATGSSYGGLEHCNSTSLITPRDDLPKADEAVEPSKDYQRFLGLCSHEYFHSWLVKFIRPENFSHYDLHKEAYTSLLWIFEGFTSYYDDLVLLRSGVISQQSYLDLLKAQIDRYLQNPGRMIQSVSESSFDAWIKFYRQDENSNNAGTSYYNKGSLVALCLDLGLRLRGSNLDALMRRLYENTQNGIQVNDRTIFELCSELTGDNWIEQINHLINTTDELPLDQLFPEFGLSYTVKSDKALPFGLKVVDKAEGVVVQQLRRDSAAAQAGLSANDVIVAIDGIKASEKLLAKYAKQQGTFTVYAFRRDELLQFELQAGENELTTVELNVEDQQKVDRWLKS, encoded by the coding sequence ATGTTGCACTATCAAATTGAGTTCGACGATTATCGCCAACACCTGATTCATGTCACCTTACGCTTTCTTGCCAATCCAAACCAAGAATTGTGGTTGCCAACCTGGATTCCTGGCAGTTATTTGATTCGGGAGTTTTCCAAGCACATTGAATCAGTGAAGGCCTCTGATGAAGCAGGACGATTACTGAGTATTAAAAAAACCGAGAAAAACCGTTGGCGCTTATTCAATACCGATCATGAACTGATTACGGTTGAGTATGATGTCTATGCGTATGATCTGTCAGTACGCGGTGCCTATGTCGATCAAACTCGTTTGTACGTGAACCCTGCTTGTGTCTGTTTAGGATTAAAAGATCAAGAGCAATCGCCATGTGAGCTGGAAATTTTTCTACCAGATGAGTTAAAGCATTTTCAAATTGCGACTGGTTTGCCAAACAAAAGCTTGGTCAAAGGACGCTTTACTTTAAAATCAGACAATTACGACCAGTTGATTGATAGCCCATTTGAATTGGCTGATCAGACTCGCTTTAGTTTTCAAGCCCATGGCATTCCGCATGAGTTTGTGATTTCAGGAAAACACAGCACCAATTTGACCCGTTTACAAACGGATATTGAAAAGATCTGTCAAACTGAAATTCAGATGTTTGGTTCAGCACCCTTCCAGAACTATACCTTTATGACCATGGCGACAGGAAGTAGCTATGGTGGTCTGGAACATTGCAATAGCACCAGTTTAATTACGCCACGTGATGATCTCCCGAAGGCAGATGAAGCAGTAGAACCATCAAAAGATTACCAACGTTTCTTAGGGTTATGTAGTCATGAGTATTTTCATTCATGGTTGGTGAAGTTTATTCGTCCTGAAAACTTTAGCCATTACGATTTACATAAAGAAGCCTATACCAGCTTATTATGGATTTTTGAAGGTTTTACTTCTTATTATGATGATCTGGTTTTGTTGCGTAGTGGGGTGATTTCACAACAATCATATTTAGATTTATTAAAAGCACAAATTGATCGTTATCTGCAAAATCCTGGGCGTATGATTCAATCGGTTTCAGAGTCGAGCTTTGATGCGTGGATCAAATTCTATCGTCAAGATGAAAACTCGAATAATGCTGGAACCAGCTATTATAACAAAGGCAGTTTAGTGGCACTTTGTTTAGACTTAGGACTACGTTTACGTGGTTCAAACCTTGATGCTTTAATGCGTCGTTTATATGAAAACACCCAGAATGGAATTCAAGTCAATGATCGCACCATTTTTGAATTGTGTAGTGAACTGACAGGCGATAACTGGATTGAGCAGATCAATCATCTAATTAACACGACTGATGAATTACCACTTGATCAACTGTTCCCAGAGTTTGGTTTGAGCTACACCGTTAAAAGTGACAAGGCTTTACCGTTTGGCTTAAAAGTTGTAGATAAAGCTGAAGGGGTTGTAGTGCAACAGCTTCGTCGTGATAGTGCAGCAGCACAAGCGGGTTTATCTGCCAATGATGTGATTGTTGCGATTGATGGTATCAAGGCTTCGGAGAAGCTTTTAGCCAAGTACGCAAAACAACAAGGCACATTTACGGTCTATGCATTCCGTCGTGATGAGCTTTTGCAATTTGAACTTCAAGCGGGTGAAAATGAATTGACCACGGTTGAATTAAACGTTGAAGATCAGCAAAAAGTTGATCGTTGGTTGAAGAGCTAA
- a CDS encoding FKBP-type peptidyl-prolyl cis-trans isomerase yields MTAIANNHVVSFHYTLTNAEGETLDQSQGEPLAYLHGAGNIIPGLENALTGKTVGEKFTVNVPAAEGYGEYNPDLVQEVPAQMFQGVDNIQPGMQFQAQTDDGVQIVTVKAIEGDNIIVDANFPLAGQDLTFEVEIVEIRDASQEELDHGHVHGAGGHHH; encoded by the coding sequence ATGACTGCTATTGCAAATAACCACGTGGTTTCATTCCACTACACTTTAACAAACGCTGAGGGTGAAACACTTGACCAATCTCAAGGTGAACCACTTGCATATTTGCACGGCGCGGGCAACATCATTCCTGGTTTAGAAAATGCACTTACAGGTAAAACTGTTGGTGAAAAATTCACTGTAAACGTTCCAGCTGCTGAAGGTTATGGCGAATATAACCCAGACTTAGTTCAAGAAGTTCCAGCTCAAATGTTCCAAGGCGTGGACAACATCCAACCAGGTATGCAGTTCCAAGCTCAAACTGATGACGGTGTTCAAATCGTAACCGTTAAAGCAATTGAAGGCGACAACATCATCGTTGATGCGAACTTCCCACTTGCTGGTCAAGATCTTACTTTCGAAGTTGAAATCGTTGAAATCCGTGATGCTTCTCAAGAAGAATTAGATCACGGCCATGTTCATGGTGCAGGTGGTCACCACCACTAA
- a CDS encoding outer membrane protein, whose translation MDNLITRLTFSSILLTSVSLSSAQDTNLTGYFVSAKVTAAELKAKNMQTSLRPGIGQFVTGNDQDDLINTSLGFGYDFGNGWRTEAEYTFKNDAEFTSGSTNFPTSFNHHKVETQRLMLNAYRDFEVIRNVAIYGNLGLGVARTQSSGWQGNISRQYLANTETQLVYSLGAGATYTAIKNLNLDLGYRYVDLGKAESGLNNFTNARTLQDEQMKAHLYSSDFYLGARYSF comes from the coding sequence ATGGACAACCTAATTACTCGCCTTACTTTTTCTTCTATTTTACTTACCAGCGTATCACTCAGCTCTGCCCAAGATACCAATCTTACGGGCTATTTTGTCTCGGCAAAAGTGACTGCTGCGGAGCTAAAGGCGAAGAATATGCAAACCAGTTTACGCCCTGGGATTGGTCAATTTGTAACAGGTAACGATCAGGATGATTTAATCAATACATCTCTTGGATTTGGCTATGATTTTGGCAATGGCTGGCGTACAGAAGCTGAATACACCTTTAAAAATGATGCTGAGTTTACTAGTGGCTCAACCAATTTTCCCACGAGTTTCAATCATCACAAAGTTGAGACACAACGTTTAATGCTAAATGCTTATCGTGATTTCGAAGTAATCCGAAATGTAGCGATTTACGGCAATCTCGGCTTGGGAGTAGCACGTACACAATCATCCGGTTGGCAAGGCAATATATCACGTCAATACCTTGCCAATACCGAAACACAATTGGTTTATAGCTTAGGTGCAGGCGCAACCTACACAGCCATTAAAAATTTAAATCTAGATTTGGGTTATCGCTATGTCGATTTAGGCAAAGCCGAGAGTGGTTTAAATAACTTTACGAATGCCCGCACTCTTCAAGATGAACAGATGAAAGCACACCTATATTCAAGTGACTTTTATTTAGGTGCAAGATATTCATTTTAA
- a CDS encoding D-alanyl-D-alanine carboxypeptidase PBP6B, whose amino-acid sequence MKFLLPLFTLLSLICANLAHANLLSIAPETVEAQAWSVIDAQSGQIIAEHNSHVQRAPASLTKMMVAYIALKEIEAGKLRKEEVLTATPVVSTVMWDESQMYLKAGEQISVDQLLAGLIVMSANDAAVTLAEKISGSVPQFVARMNQEAQALGMKDTHFSNPAGITMTDHYSTAADLSLLAKAIVKQTPEYLYYSKMPSFSYNQHFHHATNLALKMDPTADGLKTGFTKAAGYNLALTAERPTLNSPIEKRRLIVVVLGTPSAVKRAEVAHKLMNLAYTYTRDEEVIPKQRLIAELPVIKSTLKIFRVETQQPTIVTTSLYGQTTPIDLNTFDLLTQRIHLSDANQQVTTVEPLETTNTRINIELNEQRLTAPLKQAMNLATVSIYQNNQLIRSLQIENDVQIEEANIFQKIMIWFSNLFSFFSTNDTKNPKVYPLNQG is encoded by the coding sequence GTGAAATTTCTTCTCCCCCTCTTTACATTGTTGAGTCTCATCTGTGCAAATCTGGCACATGCAAATTTACTGAGCATTGCTCCTGAAACAGTTGAAGCTCAAGCTTGGTCGGTGATTGATGCCCAGTCAGGGCAAATCATTGCAGAACATAATAGCCATGTTCAGCGAGCCCCTGCATCTCTTACTAAAATGATGGTGGCCTATATTGCCTTAAAAGAGATTGAAGCCGGTAAATTACGTAAAGAAGAAGTTCTAACCGCAACACCAGTTGTGAGTACTGTGATGTGGGATGAATCACAAATGTATCTGAAAGCTGGTGAACAAATTTCGGTTGATCAACTTTTGGCAGGGCTGATCGTGATGTCTGCGAATGATGCAGCTGTGACTTTAGCTGAAAAAATCTCGGGCAGCGTGCCACAATTTGTTGCGCGAATGAATCAGGAAGCACAAGCCTTAGGTATGAAAGATACCCATTTCAGCAACCCTGCTGGGATTACCATGACCGATCATTATTCAACTGCGGCAGATCTCAGCTTGTTGGCAAAAGCGATTGTGAAGCAAACTCCTGAATACTTATATTATTCAAAAATGCCAAGCTTTAGCTATAACCAGCATTTTCACCATGCTACCAACCTTGCCTTGAAAATGGATCCAACTGCAGATGGTTTAAAGACCGGCTTCACCAAGGCAGCGGGTTATAACCTAGCCTTAACCGCTGAACGCCCGACCTTGAATTCACCAATTGAAAAGCGTCGCCTTATCGTTGTTGTTTTAGGTACACCAAGCGCAGTGAAACGTGCTGAGGTTGCACACAAGTTAATGAACCTGGCTTATACCTATACCCGTGATGAAGAAGTTATTCCTAAGCAAAGATTGATTGCAGAACTGCCCGTGATTAAATCAACCTTGAAAATATTTAGGGTCGAAACACAGCAGCCGACCATTGTGACAACCTCTTTATATGGTCAAACAACACCAATTGACTTAAATACCTTTGATTTATTGACTCAACGCATTCATTTGAGTGATGCCAATCAACAAGTCACCACGGTTGAACCTCTTGAAACTACCAATACACGCATTAATATTGAATTGAATGAACAACGCTTAACTGCACCTTTAAAACAAGCTATGAACTTGGCTACCGTATCAATTTATCAGAACAACCAGTTGATCCGCAGCTTACAAATCGAGAATGATGTACAGATTGAGGAAGCCAATATTTTCCAGAAAATCATGATCTGGTTTTCTAATCTGTTCAGTTTTTTTTCAACAAATGACACTAAAAACCCAAAAGTTTACCCTTTAAATCAAGGTTAA
- a CDS encoding heavy metal response regulator transcription factor, producing MHILIVEDEFKIAQFLAKGLHESGYTCAVAADGIEALSRLQQEAFDLLILDVMLPQLDGWQVLQTLRTFSKIPVLMLTAKDHVLDRVKGLEFGADDYLVKPFSYVELLARIKSLLRRVPKVEKEVYQIANLSLNRLSREVHRADTKIDLTAKEFVLLQLLLQHRGEVLTRTQIASMVWNINFDTDTNVVDVAIRRLRAKIDDHFAPKLIYTVRGMGYKVDLKDGHNG from the coding sequence ATGCATATTCTAATTGTTGAAGATGAATTCAAAATCGCACAGTTTCTAGCGAAAGGATTACATGAGTCTGGTTATACCTGTGCCGTTGCAGCAGATGGCATAGAAGCATTGTCACGTTTGCAACAAGAAGCATTTGATTTATTGATTTTGGATGTGATGTTGCCACAATTGGACGGCTGGCAAGTTTTGCAAACGTTACGGACTTTTTCGAAAATACCTGTATTAATGCTGACGGCAAAAGATCATGTTCTGGATCGGGTGAAAGGATTAGAGTTTGGCGCAGATGACTATCTGGTTAAACCATTTTCATACGTAGAATTATTGGCACGAATTAAAAGTTTATTACGTCGTGTGCCAAAGGTCGAAAAAGAGGTTTATCAAATTGCTAACCTGAGTTTAAATCGCTTGAGTCGGGAAGTTCATCGAGCCGACACCAAGATTGATTTAACAGCCAAAGAGTTTGTGTTGTTACAACTGTTACTTCAACATCGTGGAGAAGTGTTAACACGAACGCAAATAGCCTCAATGGTTTGGAATATTAATTTTGATACGGATACTAATGTGGTGGACGTTGCAATACGTCGCCTAAGGGCAAAGATTGATGATCATTTTGCGCCCAAGTTGATATATACCGTGCGGGGCATGGGCTATAAGGTCGATTTAAAAGATGGACATAATGGGTAA
- the uraH gene encoding hydroxyisourate hydrolase, which produces MYKNLFTIAALSATSSLFAATNPLSVHVLNQQNGLPAADVTVVLEAQQKNQWIEINQAKTDQNGRITALYPTQQQLKSGIYKVTFKTGDWYKAQKQSSFFPEVPVIFEVDGTLPHYHIPLLLSPYGYSTYRGS; this is translated from the coding sequence ATGTATAAAAATCTATTCACCATCGCCGCACTATCGGCTACAAGCAGCTTATTCGCAGCAACAAACCCATTGAGTGTGCATGTTCTCAACCAGCAAAATGGTCTACCTGCTGCTGATGTCACCGTTGTTCTCGAAGCACAACAAAAAAATCAGTGGATAGAGATCAATCAGGCCAAAACTGATCAAAATGGCCGAATTACTGCCCTTTATCCGACGCAACAACAATTAAAGTCGGGTATTTATAAAGTGACTTTTAAAACAGGTGACTGGTATAAAGCGCAAAAGCAAAGTAGTTTTTTTCCTGAAGTTCCAGTTATTTTTGAAGTTGATGGAACCTTACCGCACTATCACATTCCATTACTGCTCAGCCCCTACGGATATTCGACTTATCGTGGGAGCTAA
- a CDS encoding NAD(P)/FAD-dependent oxidoreductase: protein MSKTLHHIVIVGGGAGGLELATQLGERFGRRKKARITLVDQNLTHIWKPLLHEIAAGSLNPHEEQTNYFAHAEKHHFEFVLGTLVDVNKDKKQITLSPPQLSKEHTPLIQTLNYDTLVLAVGSVSNDFGTEGVREHCHFLDSRQQADIFQQDLFHLYIEAQSQPNERALNIGIVGAGATGVELAAELIETTKNFYRYGLKKIDPKQVKITLIEASDRILPALTEKTAAHSAKQLKKMGIEILTQHKVQKVDESNVYFSNGSVLHSDITVWAAGVKAPKVLESFHDFKRDKINRLMVYATLQTYSDPNVFAFGDCANCQLDARQPPLGPRAQVASQQATFLVDAMAARLSGSPQPMFTFNEKGSLVSLSHNQAVGELLGDVSVQGFIAKTMYVSLYRLHQANIHGYTQAGMLTMKDFLTRRVRPKIKLY, encoded by the coding sequence ATGAGTAAAACCTTACATCATATCGTGATTGTAGGCGGTGGCGCAGGTGGTTTAGAACTTGCGACACAACTAGGTGAACGTTTTGGGAGACGTAAGAAAGCCCGAATTACCCTAGTCGACCAAAACCTCACGCATATATGGAAACCTCTCCTTCACGAAATCGCAGCTGGCTCGCTCAATCCCCACGAAGAACAAACCAATTATTTTGCCCATGCCGAAAAACATCATTTTGAGTTTGTCCTTGGTACTCTCGTTGATGTTAATAAAGATAAAAAACAAATTACACTTTCTCCTCCACAGCTTTCCAAAGAACATACCCCTCTTATCCAGACGCTAAACTACGACACACTTGTGCTTGCTGTCGGTTCCGTATCCAATGACTTCGGCACAGAAGGTGTACGTGAACATTGCCATTTTCTCGATAGTCGTCAACAGGCCGATATCTTCCAACAAGATTTGTTCCATCTCTATATCGAAGCACAAAGTCAGCCAAATGAACGTGCCTTAAATATTGGAATCGTAGGTGCAGGTGCAACGGGAGTTGAACTGGCAGCAGAACTGATTGAAACCACCAAAAACTTCTATCGGTATGGTCTAAAGAAAATTGACCCTAAACAAGTCAAAATTACCCTGATTGAAGCTTCTGATCGTATTTTGCCTGCCCTCACAGAGAAAACCGCTGCACATAGTGCCAAACAACTGAAGAAAATGGGGATTGAAATTCTGACCCAACATAAAGTACAAAAGGTTGATGAATCAAATGTCTATTTTAGTAATGGCAGTGTCTTACACTCAGATATTACAGTATGGGCAGCCGGTGTAAAAGCACCCAAAGTCCTAGAATCCTTCCATGATTTTAAACGTGACAAAATCAATCGCTTAATGGTCTATGCAACCTTACAAACCTACTCTGATCCCAATGTGTTTGCTTTCGGTGACTGTGCCAACTGTCAACTTGATGCACGTCAGCCACCATTAGGACCACGTGCCCAAGTAGCAAGTCAGCAGGCCACTTTTTTGGTCGATGCAATGGCTGCACGTTTATCTGGCTCGCCTCAACCAATGTTCACATTTAACGAGAAAGGATCTCTAGTGTCACTTAGCCACAATCAAGCCGTAGGAGAGTTGCTGGGTGATGTAAGCGTACAAGGTTTTATTGCCAAAACCATGTACGTCTCGTTATATCGACTGCATCAGGCCAATATTCATGGCTATACTCAAGCAGGCATGCTCACCATGAAAGATTTTTTAACGCGTCGTGTCCGTCCAAAAATTAAACTGTATTGA